One stretch of Hymenobacter chitinivorans DSM 11115 DNA includes these proteins:
- a CDS encoding SdiA-regulated domain-containing protein translates to MKTVIISLAATLLALGPAAAQSVAPAYEWQQPTATFTLPKELQEISGIALLSGQRLGCIEDQTGTIYIYNLTSKSVESTLKFGKKGDYEDLARVPGAWLVLRSDGTLFKYNDDGTSRSYPTGLTAANNPEGLAYDASAKTLLVACKGAAGVGQPDQKRAIYRLDAKTYQTETKPAFVLDVAELMDLDRRQNPGSAINRFAPSAVAVHPLNHHVFVLAASGNALVEMDAQGTPLTVQKLPRKLFPQPEGLAFAPNGDLYISSEMGDNGKAGTIQFFRASPIAAK, encoded by the coding sequence ATGAAAACGGTAATCATTTCCCTGGCAGCCACTCTGCTGGCGCTGGGCCCGGCCGCGGCGCAGTCGGTGGCCCCGGCCTACGAGTGGCAGCAGCCCACGGCCACCTTCACGCTGCCCAAGGAATTGCAGGAAATTTCGGGCATTGCCCTGCTGTCGGGTCAGCGCCTGGGCTGCATCGAAGACCAGACCGGCACCATCTACATCTACAACCTCACGAGCAAAAGCGTGGAATCCACGCTGAAATTCGGTAAGAAAGGCGACTACGAAGACCTGGCCCGCGTGCCGGGCGCCTGGCTCGTGCTGCGCTCCGACGGCACGCTCTTCAAGTACAACGACGACGGTACCAGCCGCTCCTACCCCACCGGGCTGACGGCGGCCAACAACCCCGAGGGCCTGGCCTACGATGCCAGTGCCAAAACCCTGCTGGTGGCCTGCAAAGGCGCAGCCGGCGTGGGTCAGCCCGACCAGAAGCGGGCCATTTACCGCCTCGATGCCAAAACCTACCAGACCGAAACCAAGCCCGCCTTCGTGCTGGACGTAGCCGAGCTCATGGACCTGGACCGGCGCCAGAACCCGGGGTCGGCCATCAACCGATTTGCGCCCTCCGCCGTGGCCGTGCACCCGCTTAATCACCACGTATTCGTGCTGGCTGCCAGCGGCAATGCCCTGGTAGAAATGGATGCGCAAGGCACCCCGCTGACCGTGCAGAAACTACCCCGCAAGCTGTTCCCTCAACCCGAAGGCCTGGCCTTTGCTCCCAACGGCGACCTGTACATTTCCAGCGAAATGGGCGACAATGGCAAAGCCGGCACCATCCAGTTTTTCCGTGCCTCGCCCATTGCGGCCAAGTAA
- a CDS encoding response regulator transcription factor: MKILIVEDEPALRSSLVEYLRHDGYVCETADGYRVAHEKIKLYDYDCVLLDLTLPDGNGLDLVRTLKADGSRAGVLIVSARDSLDDKVLGLELGADDYLAKPFHLAELNARLKAIIRRRQFQGQRHLLFRDLSVFPDQALVLVRDEALPLTRMEYDLLLFLLANPNRVLTKESIAEHLWGDDADTADSFDFIYTHLKNLRKKLQEKGVDNYIRTIYGMGYKLSTE, from the coding sequence ATGAAGATTCTCATTGTTGAAGACGAGCCGGCGTTGCGCAGCTCTTTAGTCGAATACCTGCGCCACGACGGCTACGTGTGCGAAACGGCCGACGGCTACCGGGTGGCCCACGAGAAAATCAAGCTCTACGACTACGACTGCGTGCTGCTGGACCTGACCCTGCCCGACGGCAACGGCCTGGACCTGGTGCGCACCCTCAAGGCCGACGGCTCCCGGGCCGGGGTGCTCATTGTTTCGGCCCGCGACTCGCTCGACGACAAAGTGCTGGGCCTGGAGCTCGGCGCCGACGACTACCTGGCCAAGCCCTTTCACCTGGCCGAGCTCAATGCCCGCCTCAAAGCCATCATCCGGCGGCGGCAGTTTCAGGGGCAGCGCCACCTGCTGTTTCGCGACCTGAGCGTGTTTCCCGACCAGGCCCTGGTGCTCGTGCGCGACGAGGCCCTGCCGCTGACGCGCATGGAGTACGACTTGCTGCTGTTCCTGCTGGCCAACCCTAACCGGGTGCTGACCAAGGAAAGCATTGCCGAGCACCTCTGGGGCGACGATGCCGACACGGCCGACTCCTTCGACTTTATTTACACCCACTTGAAAAACCTGCGCAAAAAGCTCCAGGAAAAGGGTGTCGACAACTATATCCGCACCATTTACGGCATGGGATATAAGCTCAGTACCGAGTGA
- a CDS encoding LacI family DNA-binding transcriptional regulator, translated as MKPINLKKLAQELNLSVATVSRALNDRYDISQGTKDRVRALANKLNYEPNPYASSLRRQKSKTIGVVIPEVANHFFSLAINGIEEVARHNNYHVLIYLTHEDYQRELAMARLLASGRVDGVLLSVASESADFAHLEFLRERGIPIVFFDRVYDEMPTAKVTTDDYESGYRATEHLLDAGCRTVAHLTVSQNLSISRRRKEGYIQALADRRIAYDESLVLVAQETKAQDIHQIQQLLTARPDVDGIFAAVESQATSSYEACRNLGRAIPEDIKIIGFSNLEIASLLQPALTTITQPAYSIGKEAAKILFQAISKNRVISPAQSLVLNSELVVRASTTRTP; from the coding sequence ATGAAACCCATCAATCTGAAAAAGCTCGCGCAGGAGTTGAACCTGTCGGTGGCCACCGTGTCGCGGGCGCTGAACGACCGGTACGACATTTCGCAGGGCACCAAAGACCGGGTGCGGGCCCTGGCCAACAAGCTCAACTACGAGCCCAATCCCTACGCCAGCAGCCTGCGGCGCCAGAAAAGCAAGACCATCGGGGTGGTGATTCCCGAAGTGGCCAACCACTTTTTTTCCTTGGCCATTAACGGCATTGAGGAAGTGGCCCGCCACAATAATTACCACGTGCTGATTTACCTGACCCACGAGGATTACCAGCGGGAGCTGGCCATGGCCCGCCTGCTGGCCAGTGGGCGGGTGGATGGGGTGCTGCTGTCGGTGGCTAGCGAAAGTGCCGACTTTGCCCACCTGGAGTTTCTGCGGGAGCGGGGCATTCCCATCGTGTTCTTCGACCGGGTCTACGACGAGATGCCCACGGCCAAGGTCACTACCGACGACTACGAAAGCGGCTACCGGGCCACCGAGCACCTGCTCGACGCCGGCTGCCGCACCGTGGCTCACCTCACCGTGTCGCAAAACCTGTCCATCAGTCGGCGCCGCAAGGAAGGCTACATCCAGGCCCTGGCCGACCGCCGCATAGCCTACGACGAAAGCCTGGTGCTGGTGGCCCAGGAAACCAAGGCCCAGGACATCCACCAGATTCAGCAACTGCTCACCGCGCGGCCCGACGTCGACGGGATTTTTGCCGCCGTCGAAAGCCAGGCGACGAGCAGCTATGAGGCTTGCCGCAACCTAGGCCGCGCCATTCCCGAGGACATCAAGATCATCGGTTTTTCCAACCTCGAAATTGCCTCCCTGCTCCAGCCGGCCCTGACCACCATCACCCAGCCGGCCTACTCTATTGGAAAGGAAGCGGCCAAAATTCTCTTCCAGGCCATCAGTAAAAACCGGGTTATTTCGCCGGCCCAAAGCCTGGTGCTCAACTCGGAGCTGGTCGTGCGGGCCTCGACCACCAGGACCCCGTAA
- a CDS encoding sensor histidine kinase: MKLLATTNRYYLLLATLVFAVGSVVLYVGISLALRIEVDEQLLNQQREVMRSTRLKAGLLDIVALSAEPQPAGLRDTVLLDPTENVLVPYRQLSFRVAGPGPPQWVTLRKSLLETEDMVGLVLTVMLTVLGLLLLSLVWLNRWLARRIWSPFQHTLTALRGYDLQHQPVLALPPHTPIDEFSELNQALLQMSQRLEADYQSLKDFTENAAHETRTPLAIMQAKLEQLLQAQELRPATAELVGDLYSATVRLARLHQALTLLSKIENGQFPHVQPVQLDQVVQNRLRLLQDFIDDKELTVTSELRSRPQLRMHPALADSLVGNLLQNAIKHNHRGGGLHWVLTAEYLAISNTGPALAGEPARFFERFRKLNASSESPGLGLSIVQQIGRYYGYRVHYTFSAPDAVHTLRVEFGD, from the coding sequence GTGAAGCTGCTGGCCACCACCAACCGCTACTACCTGCTGCTGGCCACGCTGGTGTTTGCCGTGGGCAGCGTGGTGCTCTACGTCGGCATCAGTCTGGCTTTGCGCATTGAGGTCGATGAACAGTTGCTCAACCAGCAGCGCGAAGTCATGCGCAGTACCCGGCTAAAGGCGGGCCTGCTCGACATTGTGGCCCTGAGCGCCGAGCCCCAGCCCGCCGGCCTGCGCGACACGGTGCTGCTCGACCCCACCGAAAACGTGCTGGTGCCCTACCGGCAGCTCAGTTTCCGGGTGGCCGGCCCTGGGCCGCCGCAGTGGGTGACGCTGCGCAAGTCCTTGCTCGAAACGGAGGACATGGTGGGCCTGGTGCTTACCGTCATGCTTACCGTGCTGGGCCTATTGCTGCTGAGCCTGGTGTGGCTGAACCGCTGGCTGGCCCGCCGCATCTGGAGCCCCTTTCAGCACACGCTCACGGCCCTGCGCGGCTACGATTTGCAGCACCAGCCGGTGCTGGCTTTGCCGCCGCACACGCCCATCGACGAGTTTTCGGAGCTCAATCAGGCTCTGCTGCAAATGAGCCAGCGCCTGGAGGCCGACTACCAGTCGTTGAAAGACTTCACCGAAAACGCCGCCCACGAAACCCGCACGCCCCTGGCCATCATGCAGGCTAAGCTCGAGCAGCTGCTGCAGGCCCAGGAGCTGCGGCCCGCTACGGCCGAGCTGGTCGGCGACCTGTACAGCGCCACCGTACGCCTGGCCCGCTTGCACCAGGCCCTGACGCTGCTGAGCAAGATTGAGAACGGGCAGTTTCCCCACGTCCAGCCCGTGCAGCTCGACCAGGTGGTGCAAAACCGCCTGCGCCTGCTCCAGGATTTCATCGACGACAAGGAGCTGACCGTGACCAGTGAGCTGCGCAGCCGTCCGCAGCTGCGCATGCACCCGGCCCTGGCCGATTCCTTGGTAGGCAACCTGCTCCAGAACGCCATCAAGCATAACCACCGCGGCGGCGGCCTGCACTGGGTCCTCACGGCCGAGTATTTGGCCATCAGCAACACCGGTCCGGCCCTGGCCGGGGAGCCAGCCCGGTTTTTCGAGCGGTTCCGTAAGCTCAACGCCTCGTCGGAGTCGCCGGGGCTGGGGCTGTCCATCGTGCAGCAAATCGGCCGCTACTACGGCTACCGGGTGCATTATACCTTTTCGGCTCCCGATGCGGTGCACACCCTGCGCGTGGAGTTCGGCGACTAG
- a CDS encoding SusC/RagA family TonB-linked outer membrane protein, with protein sequence MQKILPILVPLAVAVSLPAFAQTRQVTGQVLNATDRTPLPGVSVVIKGTTTGTATDPDGRFSLPLPADGNPTLVFSFVGFEPFEARVGDNGTVPTVQLREKTTELNDVVVVGYGTQRKRDITGSVASISAEQVAETPIARADQILQGRVSGVQVTQTNSEPGGNVSIRIRGTNSINTGNEPLFVVDGFPGAGDLNSINPSDIESIEVLKDASATAIYGSRGANGVVLITTKKGKVGKGTINAEAYTGVQIVRHKYELMNAPEFARYLNEVNPPVAPSTTPVYTDEQIAAMGEGTDWQDAILRPARLSNYQLGFNGGTEETRYNLSFNFFDQEGIIINSGFKRGTVRLNLDKKINSKLSFNFSSQLAGTFEKRAFVNSQGGSFGGALLDALRFSPINPVRDENGNFTYSNTPQPFVEDVGNPVAFAEKVKDRRNTARGLLNVAANYELLPGLTLRISGGLDYNNQQTDVFRPSDVFLGRLNGGSASRVQSNRYSWLNENTLTYDKKLNPNNALNVVVGISEQKFYFNQFGASGTNFFTNTLGSDNLSIAANVGTPTSTRNSNALASYFGRVNYRLFEKYLFTVTMRADGSSRFGKNNKWGYFPSAAFAYRLIDEPFMKDLTALTDLKLRLGYGVTGNQEIDNYQSLAQYGADAYASGSARLVGLEPLNIGNPNLRWESTAASNVGVDLAFLENRVSITADAYYKKTTDLLLRVATPRTTGYPNIYLNAGSVENKGFELAVNTTNFDTKTFGWKTNLNFSLNRNKVLDLYSVSELPVGASSSSLFVGAGLGNTSILREGEPIGSFYGYQFDGLWQSDDEIKAAGRTGVRPGDPRYVDQNGDKAITAADRVIIGRAQPDFIYGLTNTFSAGGFSLNIFIQGVQGTDVLNLNRYELESGITTTNKLKTVVNRWTPDNPNTNIPRAGSTIRRSTGIVSDVLEDGSFVRLKTVTLSYTLPKFSKVLRQASVYVTAQNLVTLTDYSGYDPEVNSFGNDNLSLNTDYNAFPSTRSFTAGIKVGF encoded by the coding sequence ATGCAAAAAATCCTACCCATTCTGGTGCCGCTGGCCGTGGCCGTAAGCCTGCCGGCCTTCGCCCAAACCCGCCAAGTAACCGGCCAGGTGCTCAACGCCACCGACCGGACGCCGCTGCCGGGCGTGTCGGTCGTTATCAAGGGCACCACTACCGGCACGGCCACCGACCCCGACGGCCGCTTCAGCCTGCCCCTGCCGGCCGACGGCAACCCCACGCTGGTTTTCTCCTTCGTTGGCTTCGAGCCGTTTGAGGCCCGGGTGGGCGACAACGGCACGGTGCCCACGGTGCAGCTGCGCGAGAAAACCACCGAGCTCAACGACGTAGTGGTGGTAGGCTACGGCACCCAGCGCAAGCGCGACATCACCGGCTCGGTGGCCTCCATTTCGGCTGAGCAGGTGGCCGAAACTCCCATTGCCCGCGCCGACCAGATTCTGCAGGGCCGGGTGAGCGGCGTGCAGGTTACACAAACGAATTCGGAGCCGGGCGGCAACGTTTCCATCCGCATTCGGGGTACCAATTCCATCAACACCGGCAACGAGCCCCTGTTTGTGGTGGACGGCTTCCCCGGCGCCGGCGACCTGAACTCCATCAACCCCAGCGACATCGAGAGCATCGAGGTGCTCAAAGACGCCTCGGCTACCGCTATTTACGGCTCCCGCGGTGCCAACGGGGTAGTGCTGATTACTACCAAGAAAGGCAAGGTGGGCAAGGGCACCATCAATGCCGAAGCGTACACCGGCGTGCAGATCGTGCGCCACAAGTACGAGCTGATGAACGCGCCGGAATTTGCGCGCTACCTCAACGAGGTGAACCCGCCGGTGGCCCCCAGCACCACGCCGGTGTATACCGACGAGCAGATTGCGGCCATGGGCGAGGGTACCGACTGGCAGGACGCCATTCTGCGCCCGGCCCGCCTGAGCAACTACCAGCTGGGCTTTAACGGCGGCACCGAGGAAACGCGCTACAACCTGAGCTTCAACTTCTTCGACCAGGAAGGCATCATCATCAACTCGGGCTTCAAGCGCGGCACGGTGCGCCTCAACCTCGACAAGAAAATCAACTCCAAGCTCAGCTTCAATTTTTCGAGCCAACTGGCCGGCACCTTCGAGAAGCGGGCCTTTGTGAACTCCCAGGGTGGCTCCTTCGGCGGCGCCTTGCTCGACGCGCTGCGCTTTAGCCCCATCAACCCGGTGCGCGACGAAAACGGCAACTTCACCTACTCCAACACGCCCCAGCCCTTCGTGGAAGACGTGGGCAACCCGGTGGCTTTCGCCGAGAAAGTGAAGGACCGCCGCAACACGGCCCGGGGCTTGCTCAACGTGGCGGCCAACTACGAGCTGCTGCCCGGCCTGACGCTGCGCATCAGCGGGGGCCTGGACTACAACAACCAGCAAACCGACGTATTCCGGCCCTCCGACGTGTTTTTGGGGCGCCTCAACGGGGGCTCGGCCAGCCGGGTGCAGAGCAACCGCTACAGCTGGCTGAATGAAAACACGCTGACCTACGACAAGAAGCTCAACCCCAACAACGCCCTGAACGTGGTGGTGGGTATTTCGGAGCAGAAGTTCTACTTCAACCAGTTTGGCGCGAGCGGCACCAACTTCTTCACCAACACGCTGGGCTCCGATAACCTCTCGATAGCCGCCAACGTGGGCACGCCGACTTCGACCCGCAACTCCAACGCGCTGGCCTCCTACTTTGGCCGCGTCAACTACCGGCTGTTCGAGAAGTACCTCTTTACCGTGACGATGCGGGCCGACGGCTCCTCGCGCTTCGGCAAAAACAACAAGTGGGGCTACTTCCCCTCGGCTGCCTTTGCCTACCGCCTCATCGACGAGCCGTTTATGAAGGACCTGACCGCGCTGACCGACCTGAAGCTGCGCCTGGGCTACGGCGTGACCGGCAACCAGGAAATCGACAACTACCAGTCCTTGGCCCAGTACGGGGCCGACGCCTACGCTTCGGGCAGCGCCCGGCTGGTGGGCCTCGAGCCGCTCAACATCGGCAACCCCAACCTGCGCTGGGAATCGACGGCGGCCAGCAACGTGGGCGTAGACCTGGCTTTCCTGGAAAACCGGGTTTCCATTACGGCCGACGCCTACTACAAGAAAACCACCGACCTGCTGCTGCGCGTGGCCACGCCCCGCACCACCGGCTACCCCAACATTTACCTGAACGCGGGCAGCGTCGAAAACAAGGGCTTCGAGCTGGCCGTGAATACCACCAACTTCGACACCAAGACGTTCGGCTGGAAAACCAACCTGAACTTCTCGCTCAACCGCAACAAGGTGCTTGACCTCTACAGCGTTTCGGAGTTGCCGGTGGGTGCCTCCAGCTCCAGCCTGTTTGTGGGCGCGGGCCTGGGCAATACCAGCATCCTGCGCGAGGGTGAGCCCATCGGCTCGTTCTACGGCTACCAGTTCGACGGCCTCTGGCAGAGCGACGACGAAATCAAGGCGGCCGGCCGTACCGGGGTGCGCCCCGGCGACCCGCGCTACGTGGACCAGAACGGCGACAAAGCCATTACGGCCGCCGACCGGGTGATTATCGGCCGGGCCCAGCCCGACTTTATCTACGGCTTGACCAACACCTTCAGCGCGGGCGGCTTCTCGCTCAACATCTTTATCCAGGGCGTGCAGGGCACCGACGTGCTCAACCTGAACCGCTACGAGCTGGAGTCGGGCATCACGACCACCAACAAGCTCAAGACGGTGGTAAACCGCTGGACGCCCGACAACCCCAACACGAACATTCCCCGGGCCGGTAGCACCATCCGTCGCAGCACCGGCATCGTGAGCGACGTGCTGGAAGACGGCAGCTTCGTGCGTCTCAAAACCGTGACCCTGAGCTACACCCTGCCCAAGTTCAGCAAAGTGCTGCGCCAGGCCAGCGTGTACGTCACGGCCCAGAACCTGGTGACCCTGACCGACTACAGCGGCTACGACCCCGAAGTCAACTCCTTCGGCAACGACAACCTGAGTTTGAACACCGATTACAACGCCTTCCCCAGCACCCGCAGCTTCACGGCCGGTATCAAAGTTGGCTTCTAA
- the bglX gene encoding beta-glucosidase BglX → MKRTFRTTVLLSLGLLLSPALHAQKAARAAASATAPDEQKMQRFIDDLMSKMTLEEKIGQLNLITVGFDVTGPVVSKDVDVNIRKGLVGGVFNTYTPVAARKLQNMALKESRLHIPLMFGYDVIHGHRTIFPIPLGLSASWDMAAVERSARVAAEESAADGLHWVFSPMVDIARDPRWGRVAEGGGEDPYLGSQIARAMVRGYQGTDLSQNNTVMACLKHFALYGAAEAGRDYNTTDMSLARMYNEYLPPYKAAIEAGVGSVMSSFNDINGIPATGNKWLLTDLLRKQWGFKGFVATDYTAIPEMINHGVGNEAQVSAMALNAGADQDMVGEVYLRNLAQNLKDGTVKQEIIDASCRRILEGKYKLGLFQDPYRGVSEKRAKATLMKKEFLDDARAIARKSFVLLKNDNNALPLKKAGTIALVGPLATRQHDLLGNWSAAGDWKQAVSVEQGIRNVAGSGVKIVTAQGANITDDQLLVDRLNAFGGALTPDKRSSADMIQEAVQVAQGADVVVAVVGESQGMTGEAASRADIGLPGQQLELLKALKKTGKPLVVVLMNGRPLTLNWENQNADAILETWFAGTQGGNAIADVLFGAYNPSGKLTITFPQSVGQVPLYYNHKSTGRPFGGQQLDKYKSRYLDVSNEPLYPFGYGLSYTTFSYSKPELSASTMSLGGALDVKVTVKNTGNYDGEEVAQLYVRDVAGSVSRPVRELKGFQKVLLKKGESRTLTFHLTTDDLKFYNNDLQWVAEPGAFQVFVGPNSRDTQEASFTLTSGSAAN, encoded by the coding sequence ATGAAACGTACTTTTCGTACCACCGTGCTATTGTCGCTGGGGCTGCTGCTGAGCCCCGCGCTGCACGCCCAGAAAGCCGCCCGCGCCGCTGCTTCGGCCACGGCCCCCGATGAGCAGAAAATGCAGCGGTTTATCGACGACCTGATGAGCAAGATGACGCTGGAGGAAAAAATCGGCCAGCTGAACCTGATAACCGTGGGTTTCGACGTGACCGGGCCCGTGGTCAGCAAGGACGTGGACGTGAATATCCGCAAGGGCCTGGTTGGGGGCGTGTTCAATACCTACACGCCCGTGGCCGCCCGCAAGCTCCAGAACATGGCCCTCAAGGAGTCGCGCCTGCACATTCCGCTCATGTTTGGCTACGACGTCATTCACGGACACCGCACCATTTTCCCGATTCCGCTGGGGCTTTCCGCTTCCTGGGATATGGCCGCCGTGGAGCGCAGCGCCCGGGTGGCGGCCGAGGAATCGGCGGCCGACGGGCTGCACTGGGTATTTTCACCGATGGTGGACATTGCCCGCGACCCGCGCTGGGGCCGGGTAGCTGAAGGCGGCGGCGAAGATCCGTACCTGGGCTCCCAGATTGCGCGGGCCATGGTGCGCGGCTACCAGGGCACCGACCTGAGCCAGAACAACACCGTCATGGCCTGCCTTAAGCACTTTGCCCTCTATGGAGCCGCCGAGGCCGGGCGCGACTACAACACGACCGACATGAGCCTGGCGCGCATGTACAACGAGTATCTGCCGCCCTACAAAGCCGCCATTGAAGCCGGCGTGGGTTCGGTGATGAGCTCCTTCAACGATATCAACGGTATTCCGGCCACCGGCAACAAGTGGCTGCTGACCGACCTCTTGCGCAAGCAATGGGGCTTCAAGGGCTTCGTGGCTACTGACTATACCGCCATTCCGGAGATGATAAACCACGGCGTGGGCAACGAGGCCCAAGTATCGGCCATGGCCCTCAACGCCGGCGCCGACCAGGACATGGTGGGCGAGGTGTACCTGCGCAACTTGGCCCAAAACCTCAAAGATGGGACTGTGAAGCAGGAAATCATTGATGCCTCGTGCCGCCGCATTCTGGAGGGCAAGTACAAGCTCGGCCTGTTTCAGGACCCCTACCGGGGCGTGAGCGAGAAGCGGGCCAAGGCCACGCTGATGAAAAAGGAGTTTCTCGACGATGCCCGCGCTATTGCCCGCAAAAGCTTCGTGCTGCTCAAAAACGATAACAACGCCCTGCCCCTGAAAAAGGCGGGCACTATTGCCCTCGTGGGCCCCCTGGCTACCCGGCAGCACGATTTGCTGGGCAACTGGAGCGCCGCTGGCGACTGGAAACAGGCCGTGTCAGTAGAGCAGGGCATCCGCAACGTGGCTGGTAGCGGCGTGAAAATCGTGACGGCCCAGGGCGCCAACATCACCGATGACCAACTCCTGGTGGACCGCCTCAATGCCTTCGGGGGGGCGCTGACTCCGGACAAGCGCAGCTCGGCCGACATGATTCAGGAGGCCGTGCAGGTAGCCCAGGGTGCCGACGTGGTAGTCGCCGTGGTGGGCGAGTCGCAGGGCATGACGGGGGAAGCCGCCAGCCGCGCCGATATCGGCCTGCCCGGCCAGCAGCTGGAGCTGCTCAAGGCCCTGAAGAAAACCGGTAAGCCCCTGGTAGTAGTGCTCATGAACGGCCGTCCGCTGACCCTGAACTGGGAAAACCAGAACGCCGACGCCATTCTCGAAACCTGGTTTGCGGGTACCCAGGGCGGCAACGCCATTGCCGACGTGCTGTTTGGGGCCTACAACCCTTCGGGCAAGCTTACTATTACCTTCCCGCAGTCGGTGGGGCAGGTACCGCTCTACTACAACCACAAAAGCACCGGCCGGCCCTTCGGCGGGCAGCAGCTCGACAAGTATAAGTCGCGCTACCTCGACGTGAGCAACGAGCCGCTCTACCCGTTTGGCTACGGCCTGAGCTACACTACCTTCAGCTACTCCAAGCCCGAGCTGAGTGCCAGCACCATGAGCCTGGGCGGCGCCCTGGACGTGAAAGTAACCGTGAAAAACACCGGCAACTACGACGGCGAGGAAGTGGCCCAGCTGTACGTGCGCGACGTGGCCGGCTCGGTGTCGCGGCCGGTGCGGGAGCTCAAGGGCTTCCAGAAAGTGCTGCTCAAAAAGGGCGAGAGCCGCACGCTCACCTTCCACCTGACCACCGACGACCTCAAGTTCTACAACAACGACCTGCAGTGGGTGGCCGAACCCGGCGCTTTCCAGGTGTTTGTAGGCCCCAACTCCCGCGACACCCAGGAGGCCAGCTTCACGCTGACGAGCGGCTCGGCGGCCAACTAA
- a CDS encoding phosphatase PAP2 family protein — MSHSIARSAALVALWFASVVPSFAQVAAPADTTHKFENPAGVSPVVKQPWYKGKLVKASIVPAVLITYGALHVNNKGFYTNEQANRDIHKLFPTYRTNLDNILIFAPYAELGLVALAGVESRDDRINTVLVLLKSEAIMLASTFAVKSLVGETRPDGSDNLSFPSGHTAQAFLAASIVHAEFRDKSQWYGVGAYTIATSVAALRMINTKHWQSDVIAGAGFGILSAHLGYLTHRNRWGRKPSLPKGMGFSPSWQTGYTPTGGLAGAPGLRFTWQLH; from the coding sequence ATGTCCCATTCAATTGCCCGCAGTGCCGCCCTCGTGGCTTTATGGTTTGCTTCCGTGGTTCCGTCGTTTGCCCAGGTCGCGGCCCCGGCGGATACCACGCATAAATTTGAAAATCCGGCCGGGGTGTCCCCAGTGGTAAAGCAGCCCTGGTATAAGGGCAAGCTGGTGAAGGCCAGCATCGTGCCCGCGGTGCTCATTACCTACGGGGCCCTGCACGTCAACAACAAGGGCTTCTACACCAACGAGCAGGCCAACCGCGACATTCACAAGCTGTTCCCGACCTACCGCACCAACCTCGACAACATTCTGATTTTTGCGCCCTACGCCGAGCTGGGTCTGGTGGCCCTGGCCGGGGTCGAGTCGCGCGACGACCGGATCAATACCGTGCTGGTGCTGCTCAAGAGCGAGGCTATTATGCTGGCCAGCACCTTCGCCGTGAAGAGTCTGGTGGGCGAAACCCGGCCCGACGGCTCCGATAACCTGTCTTTCCCCTCGGGCCACACGGCCCAGGCCTTTCTGGCCGCCAGCATCGTGCACGCCGAGTTTCGCGACAAAAGCCAGTGGTACGGCGTGGGCGCCTACACCATTGCCACCAGCGTGGCGGCCCTGCGCATGATTAATACCAAGCACTGGCAGAGCGACGTAATAGCCGGCGCGGGCTTCGGAATTCTGTCGGCCCACTTGGGCTACCTGACCCACCGCAACCGCTGGGGCCGCAAGCCCAGCCTGCCCAAAGGCATGGGTTTTTCGCCCAGCTGGCAAACCGGCTACACACCCACCGGCGGCCTGGCCGGGGCTCCGGGGCTGCGCTTTACCTGGCAGCTGCACTAA